The proteins below are encoded in one region of Bacteroidetes bacterium GWF2_43_63:
- a CDS encoding methyl-viologen-reducing hydrogenase subunit delta has protein sequence MENTAFRPKILVFSTDKISDPGIDQAGLRKIHYSPSVYVISMPCSSGIKPRWIMHALEQGFDGVFIAADGHECSYSPQCPEHTNKIITDTQDLMRAKNISPKRIRMAAICSVCAEPFAGHMENFAKILGEIGSITNELGSSSTNEK, from the coding sequence ATGGAAAACACAGCTTTCCGACCCAAAATCCTGGTCTTTTCTACTGATAAGATTTCTGATCCGGGAATCGATCAGGCGGGACTTCGCAAAATTCATTATTCACCTTCGGTGTATGTTATAAGTATGCCCTGCTCTTCCGGCATCAAGCCGCGCTGGATTATGCATGCCCTGGAACAGGGCTTTGACGGCGTATTCATTGCGGCCGACGGCCACGAATGTTCCTACAGTCCGCAATGTCCGGAGCATACCAATAAAATTATCACCGACACGCAGGATCTGATGAGGGCGAAAAACATCAGCCCAAAACGCATCCGTATGGCAGCTATATGCTCGGTATGTGCAGAGCCGTTTGCCGGGCACATGGAAAATTTTGCAAAGATTCTGGGTGAAATCGGAAGCATTACCAATGAACTGGGATCATCTTCAACCAACGAAAAATAA
- a CDS encoding methionine gamma-lyase (catalyzes the formation of methanethiol and 2-ocobutanoate from L-methionine): protein MKTKDKGFNTKLVHAGAFEDEFGSASVPIYQTSTFRFKNAQHGADCFAGKSDGYIYTRIGNPTINALEHNIAELENGYNGIATSSGMGAISAVYMALLNAGSHIVSSDAVYGPARGLLEQDFSRFNVEASFVNTSNIENIVAAIKSNTKVLYIETPANPTMDITDIAACAKIAKQYNLILVVDNTFCSPYLQKPLDLGADVVLHSVTKFINGHADIVGGIIVTKGEDLYKKIRHSMVYLGSNMDPTQAFMVLRGVKTLSIRIDRAQENAMKVAEFLQAHPKVEWIRYPGLTNHPQYELAKLQMNGSGSMMSFGLKGGYDAGKKLMDSVHLAMLAVSLGGVETLIQHPASMTHAAVSKENKLAAGITDDLVRFSVGIEDVDDIISDLNNALEIL, encoded by the coding sequence ATGAAAACAAAAGACAAAGGTTTCAACACAAAACTCGTGCATGCGGGTGCATTCGAAGATGAATTTGGAAGCGCATCGGTTCCCATTTATCAGACTTCGACATTCAGATTCAAGAACGCCCAACATGGGGCTGATTGCTTTGCAGGGAAGAGCGACGGGTATATTTACACCCGCATTGGAAATCCAACCATCAACGCACTTGAGCACAATATTGCTGAACTTGAAAATGGCTATAACGGAATTGCCACCAGCTCGGGTATGGGCGCTATAAGCGCAGTTTACATGGCTTTATTAAATGCAGGCAGTCATATTGTTAGTTCTGATGCTGTTTATGGTCCGGCAAGAGGACTGCTCGAACAAGACTTTTCCCGATTCAATGTCGAAGCCAGCTTTGTAAACACAAGCAATATCGAAAATATTGTGGCCGCTATTAAATCAAATACAAAAGTTCTTTATATTGAAACCCCTGCTAATCCAACTATGGATATTACAGACATTGCAGCATGTGCAAAGATTGCTAAACAATATAATCTGATTCTTGTAGTCGACAACACTTTCTGTTCACCGTATTTACAGAAGCCTCTTGATCTTGGAGCCGATGTGGTTTTACATTCAGTAACCAAATTTATAAACGGACATGCTGATATTGTTGGAGGAATCATCGTTACAAAAGGGGAGGATTTGTATAAAAAAATCAGGCACTCTATGGTTTATCTTGGCAGCAATATGGATCCAACACAGGCTTTTATGGTTTTGCGTGGTGTGAAAACACTTTCAATACGCATTGACCGGGCACAGGAAAACGCAATGAAAGTCGCGGAATTTTTGCAGGCACATCCAAAAGTTGAGTGGATAAGATATCCGGGTTTGACAAATCATCCTCAATATGAACTGGCAAAATTGCAAATGAATGGTTCCGGCTCAATGATGAGTTTTGGGTTGAAAGGCGGCTATGATGCCGGGAAAAAACTAATGGACAGCGTTCATCTTGCTATGTTGGCTGTTTCGTTGGGCGGTGTCGAAACGCTGATCCAGCATCCTGCTTCAATGACCCATGCAGCGGTGAGTAAAGAAAATAAACTGGCCGCCGGAATTACGGATGATTTGGTCCGTTTCTCAGTTGGTATTGAAGATGTTGATGATATAATTTCTGATTTAAATAACGCACTTGAAATCCTTTAA
- a CDS encoding heterodisulfide reductase subunit B, whose product MKYQKNENWEKHQKEIADDNYYLARSCIRQNFFPAAEDLFMKILANDLGKNIFDDPRQTTCTGIAYHSGVIPFETTMTVVARQFALMTEAGFENFVCSCVTSFGIYSEVIETWQHFPEKEKQAREILKQTTGMTFEIPKNLAHTSDLIYKFRNEIAAKATYRLLNKQTGEQLKVVDHVGCHYAKIFPEKGVGGAEFPYVLAGMIDAWGGAQVDYPERRHCCGFGFRQYLLKSNRGYSVANSKMKFDSMEPYKPDCIIANCPGCTYFLDRWQYVIAEMEGITYGENGMGIPVLTYEELAGLLLGYDPWDIGLQVHQVAVEPLLDKLGIQYDAVEKYKGINHADLGQPEKPSVLKV is encoded by the coding sequence ATGAAATATCAGAAAAACGAAAACTGGGAAAAGCATCAGAAAGAAATTGCCGATGACAATTACTATCTGGCACGCAGCTGCATTCGACAGAATTTTTTTCCGGCTGCCGAAGATTTATTCATGAAAATTCTCGCCAACGATCTTGGTAAAAATATTTTCGACGATCCGCGCCAAACCACTTGCACTGGCATTGCATATCATTCGGGCGTTATTCCGTTCGAAACCACTATGACCGTTGTTGCGCGCCAATTTGCATTGATGACAGAAGCCGGATTCGAAAATTTTGTTTGCTCCTGCGTCACGTCGTTTGGCATATATTCCGAAGTGATTGAAACCTGGCAGCATTTTCCTGAAAAAGAAAAACAAGCACGGGAAATCCTGAAACAGACAACAGGAATGACCTTTGAAATTCCTAAAAATCTGGCACATACCAGCGATCTGATCTATAAATTCCGCAATGAGATTGCGGCAAAGGCAACTTATAGATTGCTGAATAAACAGACCGGCGAGCAATTGAAAGTAGTGGATCATGTTGGGTGCCACTACGCAAAGATATTTCCTGAAAAGGGTGTTGGTGGCGCAGAATTCCCTTATGTTCTTGCCGGAATGATTGATGCATGGGGCGGGGCACAGGTCGATTATCCAGAACGTCGCCATTGCTGCGGATTTGGATTCAGACAATATCTGCTTAAATCGAACCGCGGATATTCTGTGGCAAATTCAAAAATGAAATTTGATTCCATGGAACCTTATAAGCCCGATTGCATTATTGCCAATTGCCCGGGCTGTACCTATTTTCTCGATCGCTGGCAATATGTGATTGCAGAAATGGAGGGAATTACCTACGGCGAAAACGGAATGGGAATTCCTGTCCTTACCTACGAGGAATTGGCAGGCTTGCTTTTAGGATACGATCCATGGGATATTGGATTGCAGGTGCATCAGGTGGCTGTAGAACCTTTGCTTGATAAGCTTGGAATTCAATATGATGCCGTGGAAAAATATAAAGGAATTAATCATGCAGATTTGGGGCAACCCGAAAAACCTTCAGTTTTGAAGGTTTAA
- a CDS encoding cob(I)yrinic acid a,c-diamide adenosyltransferase produces MKGYIHLYTGNGKGKTTAAIGLAVRAAGAGKKTYIAQFVKGMHYSELDSLKHFPEIEIHQFGLDCFIKNKPLQKDIDAARNGLNCVSAIISNNQYDVVVLDEICIALYYKLIPLDEVIAMLQQKPDEMEIVLTGRNAPEQLFEIADLVTEMIERKHYYSRGVEARKGIEF; encoded by the coding sequence ATGAAAGGCTATATTCATTTATATACAGGCAATGGCAAAGGAAAGACTACAGCTGCAATTGGGCTTGCAGTGCGGGCTGCAGGTGCAGGAAAGAAAACCTATATAGCCCAGTTTGTCAAAGGAATGCATTATTCTGAACTGGATTCCTTGAAACATTTTCCTGAAATTGAAATTCATCAGTTCGGACTTGATTGTTTTATCAAAAACAAACCATTACAGAAAGACATTGATGCCGCCCGCAACGGCTTGAATTGCGTATCGGCCATCATCAGCAATAATCAATATGATGTGGTTGTGCTTGATGAAATTTGCATTGCTCTGTATTACAAATTAATTCCGCTTGACGAAGTGATTGCTATGTTGCAGCAAAAACCCGATGAAATGGAAATTGTTTTGACCGGTCGCAATGCCCCGGAGCAGCTATTTGAAATTGCCGATCTGGTAACTGAAATGATCGAAAGAAAACATTATTATTCCCGCGGGGTCGAAGCCCGCAAAGGAATAGAATTTTAA
- a CDS encoding radical SAM protein, with protein sequence MITFGPVPSRRLGKSLGINNIPSRKLCSYSCVYCQVGITKYYTINRETFFTPDVIFSEVKNHLSLLSENDKPDYLTIVANGEPTLDLNLGKTILRLKDFKIPIAVITNASLLFDVQVREDLNYADLVSVKVDAPDEAVWKKMNRPAKGLTFSKYLSGLQAFKDMFNGLLISETMLVAGVNDDAGCVAQTADLVAALSPSVAYLSIPTRPPADSSVKSPDESSINRAWNIFSDKRINTELITGFEGTFVGVTGNVIEDIANMCSVHPIRDDVMCEILIKDKADETILSEMISSGYIAKVEHDGHFYYLRKFKV encoded by the coding sequence ATGATTACCTTTGGGCCTGTTCCATCGCGGCGTTTGGGAAAGAGTCTGGGAATAAACAACATCCCTTCGCGGAAACTCTGCTCCTATTCATGTGTGTACTGTCAGGTCGGAATCACAAAGTATTACACCATCAACCGCGAAACATTTTTTACGCCGGACGTCATTTTTTCTGAAGTAAAGAATCATTTATCATTACTATCAGAAAACGACAAGCCCGATTATCTGACGATTGTTGCAAACGGTGAACCAACGCTTGATTTGAATCTTGGCAAAACAATTTTAAGGTTGAAAGATTTTAAAATTCCGATTGCTGTAATCACAAATGCATCGTTGCTATTCGATGTTCAGGTGCGCGAAGACCTGAATTATGCCGATCTTGTTTCGGTAAAGGTAGATGCGCCCGACGAAGCTGTCTGGAAAAAAATGAATCGTCCGGCGAAAGGTCTTACATTCAGCAAATATCTGAGTGGCCTTCAGGCTTTCAAAGACATGTTCAATGGTTTATTGATCAGCGAAACGATGCTTGTTGCGGGGGTGAATGATGATGCCGGTTGTGTGGCTCAGACAGCTGATTTGGTAGCTGCGTTATCGCCTTCGGTAGCTTATCTTTCAATTCCTACCCGTCCACCGGCTGATTCATCGGTCAAGTCGCCTGACGAAAGCAGTATTAACCGGGCGTGGAATATTTTTTCAGATAAAAGAATCAATACCGAATTGATAACCGGATTCGAAGGAACTTTTGTAGGTGTGACAGGAAACGTGATTGAAGACATTGCAAACATGTGCTCTGTCCATCCAATTCGCGACGATGTGATGTGTGAGATTTTGATTAAAGACAAAGCGGATGAAACAATTCTTTCTGAAATGATTAGTTCGGGCTATATCGCAAAGGTTGAGCATGACGGTCATTTTTATTATTTGAGAAAATTTAAAGTCTAA